In one window of Brevinematales bacterium DNA:
- a CDS encoding valine--tRNA ligase, producing the protein MLEETYIPQSFEEKILEEYLSKGLYSSKGSGDKFCIMIPPPNVTSVLHMGHGLNNTIQDVLIRYKRMCGYDSLWVPGTDHAGIATQNVVEKKLAKVGKTRFDLGREEFIKEVWKWKEEHGATIIKQLKRIGASCDWNYERFTMDEGLSRAVLEAFVSLYKKGLVYRGEYIINWCPRCSTALADDEVEYEEKSSNLWHIRYPISNSNGEYIVVATTRPETMLGDTAIAVNPNDKRYKHLIGKKVILPLVNREIPLISDEYVDMEFGTGCLKITPGHDPNDFEIGKKYNLPIINIFNDDATLNDNVPEKYRNLDRFEARKVIVNDLETLGLLEKTEPYKHSVGHCYRCNTIIEPKVSKQWFVKMKPLAEPAIKAAEEGKIRFFPERWKKVYLNWLYNVKDWCISRQIWWGHRIPVWYSEEGNINVFEYNDFDDKGKYPVIFYIIFDLWISSRISEIFTPEEVTEVLKSDSIVDANKPKKRTTKEVYLEIHKDKITLNDDLSILDDPSKLKSYFEENVQDKNKGFLRRIGEKYTIAIKDKKTGSINLKRDGDVLDTWFSSWLWPFSTLGWPNKTKELERYYPTDVLVTGADILFFWVARMIMAGYVFLGEKPFTDIYLHGAVLDEKGRKMSKSLGNGIDPLDVIKEYGADALRFTSVFLAPIGQNLRLSIEKFKIGSKFANKIWNASRFILTNYENLKSQIKEIYSLEELLNQDLDAVDKWIISLFNTIVSKVKKAFEEYRLSDIASILHEFFWDNFCDWYIEISKVKLTTDKKDITISVLLNILVGFLKLLHPIMPFITERIYKEIPQELKDKEYLIVSSYPQPNSKLENAQAEETFEILKEIVYNIRQIRGILNIKPSEEVDIRISINLPEFENKVKSIMSNEIFANIVKKLSKTRNILDVGKMTKNFGEAGAVGRFTSVLIPVNGLVEVEKEKSRIVKEINRLKGILSSIEAKLSNKDFIERAPQEVIEDEKEKQRQFSKMIKEMEEIIEKI; encoded by the coding sequence ATGCTTGAAGAAACATATATACCACAGAGCTTTGAAGAAAAGATTCTAGAAGAATATCTATCAAAAGGGCTTTATAGCTCAAAAGGTAGTGGTGATAAATTCTGCATAATGATACCACCCCCAAACGTAACAAGTGTACTACACATGGGACACGGCCTTAATAATACCATTCAAGATGTACTTATAAGGTATAAGAGAATGTGTGGATACGACTCTTTATGGGTACCTGGAACAGATCATGCAGGTATAGCAACACAAAATGTAGTAGAGAAAAAATTAGCAAAAGTAGGAAAAACAAGATTTGACTTAGGTAGAGAAGAATTCATAAAAGAAGTTTGGAAATGGAAAGAAGAACACGGAGCTACTATAATAAAGCAACTTAAAAGAATAGGAGCATCCTGTGATTGGAATTATGAAAGATTTACGATGGATGAAGGACTTTCTAGAGCAGTATTAGAAGCTTTTGTTTCTCTTTACAAGAAGGGATTAGTCTACAGAGGAGAATATATAATTAATTGGTGCCCTAGATGTAGCACTGCTCTAGCAGATGACGAAGTTGAATATGAAGAAAAATCAAGTAACTTATGGCATATAAGATATCCAATATCAAATAGTAATGGAGAATATATAGTAGTAGCTACTACAAGACCTGAAACAATGCTTGGAGATACAGCCATAGCAGTAAATCCCAACGATAAAAGATATAAACACCTTATAGGTAAGAAAGTCATTCTACCACTTGTAAATAGAGAGATACCTCTAATATCAGATGAATATGTTGATATGGAATTTGGAACCGGATGTTTGAAAATAACACCAGGACATGATCCCAATGACTTTGAAATTGGTAAAAAATATAATCTACCCATTATTAACATATTTAATGATGATGCCACTCTTAACGACAACGTACCCGAAAAGTACAGAAATCTCGATAGGTTTGAAGCTAGAAAAGTCATAGTGAATGACTTAGAAACACTAGGATTGCTTGAAAAAACAGAACCTTACAAACACTCAGTAGGTCACTGTTACAGATGCAACACAATAATAGAGCCAAAAGTTTCGAAACAATGGTTTGTTAAAATGAAACCACTCGCTGAACCTGCTATAAAAGCAGCTGAAGAAGGAAAAATAAGATTCTTTCCAGAAAGATGGAAAAAAGTCTATTTGAATTGGCTTTATAATGTGAAAGATTGGTGTATTTCTAGACAAATATGGTGGGGACATAGAATACCTGTCTGGTATTCTGAAGAAGGTAACATAAACGTATTTGAATATAACGACTTCGATGACAAAGGTAAATATCCTGTAATATTTTATATAATCTTTGATCTTTGGATATCTTCTAGAATAAGTGAAATATTTACACCTGAAGAGGTCACTGAAGTACTAAAATCTGACTCAATAGTCGACGCAAACAAACCTAAAAAGAGAACAACAAAAGAAGTTTACCTTGAAATTCATAAAGATAAAATTACCCTAAATGATGATCTATCTATTCTGGATGATCCTTCTAAATTAAAATCCTACTTCGAAGAAAACGTTCAAGATAAAAATAAAGGTTTTCTAAGAAGAATTGGTGAAAAATATACAATTGCAATAAAAGATAAGAAAACAGGTAGCATAAATCTAAAAAGAGATGGAGATGTTTTGGATACATGGTTTTCCTCTTGGTTATGGCCATTTTCCACACTTGGGTGGCCTAACAAAACAAAAGAACTCGAAAGATACTATCCAACAGATGTGTTAGTCACAGGAGCAGATATACTTTTTTTCTGGGTTGCCAGGATGATAATGGCCGGATACGTATTTCTCGGAGAAAAACCATTTACTGATATTTACCTACATGGAGCAGTACTCGATGAAAAAGGAAGGAAAATGAGTAAATCACTAGGTAATGGCATTGATCCTCTCGACGTCATAAAAGAGTATGGTGCAGATGCACTTAGATTCACTTCAGTATTTCTCGCACCAATAGGACAAAACTTAAGACTCTCCATAGAAAAATTTAAGATAGGTTCAAAATTCGCAAACAAAATATGGAACGCCTCAAGATTTATACTAACAAATTACGAAAATCTAAAATCACAAATCAAAGAAATCTATTCACTAGAAGAACTACTCAACCAAGATCTTGACGCTGTTGATAAATGGATAATATCTCTATTCAACACAATTGTCTCAAAAGTTAAAAAAGCATTTGAAGAATACAGATTAAGTGATATAGCATCAATACTCCATGAATTTTTCTGGGATAATTTCTGCGATTGGTACATAGAAATATCCAAAGTAAAGCTAACAACAGATAAAAAAGATATAACTATCTCAGTACTCCTGAACATCCTTGTGGGATTTTTGAAGCTTCTACATCCTATCATGCCATTCATAACCGAAAGAATATACAAAGAAATACCTCAAGAATTAAAAGATAAAGAGTATCTTATAGTTTCTTCTTACCCACAGCCTAACTCAAAGCTAGAAAACGCTCAAGCAGAAGAAACATTTGAAATCTTAAAAGAAATTGTATACAACATAAGGCAAATAAGAGGTATACTCAACATAAAACCATCTGAAGAAGTTGATATCAGGATAAGCATTAACCTACCAGAGTTTGAAAACAAAGTAAAATCTATTATGTCTAATGAAATATTTGCTAACATAGTAAAGAAACTATCAAAGACAAGAAATATCCTTGATGTAGGGAAAATGACCAAAAACTTTGGAGAAGCAGGAGCAGTCGGTAGATTTACTTCTGTACTAATACCAGTTAATGGTTTGGTGGAAGTAGAAAAAGAAAAAAGTAGAATAGTCAAGGAAATAAATAGACTAAAAGGAATACTATCCTCTATTGAAGCAAAACTATCAAACAAAGACTTCATAGAAAGAGCTCCTCAAGAAGTTATCGAAGATGAGAAAGAAAAACAAAGACAATTTTCAAAAATGATAAAAGAAATGGAAGAAATAATAGAGAAAATATAA
- the lepB gene encoding signal peptidase I — translation MMKEPKPKKTFKEVVLENLRVIGEAYVIAFVIRLLLLEAFAIPTGSMVPTIMVGDRIIVIKPTYGINFPIVNLKTPGFYKPERGDIIVFKNPTYRSPGFLRELITLMTFSLVNVDNEPKYFVKRVIGLPGDSIDIISNRVYVNGVPLNLEFIDNQNGWSYFREYFNNQSWVIKIRREVMFDDGVVRNFHISNLYYLYDSDTRLALMSQGVPEVYLPNLEYFKNDIDKIKESLKSNRIPEGYYFAMGDNRDESSDSRYWGLVPESLLVGKGVFRFWPINRVGGL, via the coding sequence ATGATGAAAGAACCTAAGCCGAAAAAGACTTTTAAAGAAGTAGTTTTAGAGAACCTTAGAGTTATAGGAGAAGCTTACGTTATAGCATTTGTGATTAGACTGCTTTTACTTGAAGCATTTGCTATACCAACAGGTTCTATGGTACCAACAATAATGGTAGGTGATAGGATAATAGTTATCAAACCAACTTATGGTATAAACTTTCCTATAGTTAATTTAAAAACTCCTGGTTTTTACAAACCAGAGAGAGGGGATATAATAGTTTTTAAGAATCCAACTTATCGATCGCCAGGATTCTTAAGAGAACTTATAACTCTTATGACATTTTCTCTTGTTAATGTTGATAATGAACCTAAGTACTTTGTAAAAAGGGTTATAGGTCTTCCGGGAGATAGTATAGATATAATAAGTAACCGTGTTTATGTGAATGGTGTGCCATTAAATTTAGAGTTTATTGATAATCAAAACGGGTGGAGTTACTTTAGAGAGTATTTTAACAATCAGAGTTGGGTTATAAAGATAAGACGTGAAGTTATGTTTGATGATGGAGTTGTTAGAAATTTTCATATCTCAAATCTATACTATTTGTATGATAGTGATACTAGGTTAGCTTTGATGTCGCAAGGTGTGCCTGAAGTTTACTTACCTAATCTGGAATACTTTAAGAATGATATAGATAAGATTAAAGAATCTCTTAAGAGTAATAGGATACCTGAAGGTTACTATTTTGCTATGGGGGATAATAGAGACGAGAGTAGTGATAGTAGATATTGGGGATTAGTACCTGAGAGTTTACTTGTTGGTAAAGGAGTGTTTAGATTTTGGCCTATTAATAGAGTAGGTGGCTTATAG
- a CDS encoding sodium-translocating pyrophosphatase, translating to MEGKITLPQFGPVEWGILFFVLASSIVALVYGLFLVRYVIRVNVDDKKMLEVSSAIEEGAMAYLRRQFNTMIWFIIGLMIVLFFVYSTVYTDIRLPLGIAIAFLMGVFASYGAGFVGMWLSVKANVRTAYTALTKSFSDALKVSFRAGAVSGMFTLGFGLLGATIIFMAFREEAMKVLVGFGFGAALAALFMRVGGGIYTKAADVGADLVGKVEKGIPEDDPRNAATIADNVGDNVGDCAGMTADVFESYEVTLVAAIILAAATLLDPVFTQTYGQNAEMFALKLIMFPLILRAIGVFSSMVGVWSVRMKEDEQDPMRGINRGYIVSSILSIIGFAIVIYFYIIDPNTGQPDFRFLIPPSIGIFLAVVTMWLTDYFTHPDKKPATEVSYSSKTGPATVILTGMGVGLESTVWAIVVIAGTIGGALLVFPDNLSLAAYSIALTGLGLLTTTGYILAMDTYGPITDNAHGIFEMSGVKDQKASKVLDRMDAIGNTTKALTKGLAIATAVIAAISLFRSFIDEAQLFLKGIQINLPDVFIGLLIGGAVPFLFSSFAIKAVGRAAFLVVEEVRRQFREKPGIMEWKEKPDYGKTVDIVTAAAQKELIGPGILAIFSPILVGFLLGAQALGGFLAGAILTGQLLAVFMANSGGVWDNAKKKIEDGFLGGKGTDEHKAAVVGDTVGDPFKDTAGPSLNPLIKVINLVSLLIAPVVILELSVWLKLSIVVFAIILLGIAVMLSKRGAITEEKK from the coding sequence ATGGAAGGTAAGATAACACTACCGCAGTTTGGCCCCGTTGAATGGGGGATACTATTTTTTGTTCTTGCTAGTTCTATTGTTGCTCTAGTGTATGGATTATTTCTTGTAAGGTATGTTATAAGGGTTAATGTAGATGATAAAAAAATGCTAGAAGTATCTTCTGCTATAGAAGAAGGTGCTATGGCGTATTTGAGAAGACAGTTCAATACAATGATATGGTTTATCATAGGTTTGATGATTGTTCTATTTTTTGTATATAGCACTGTATATACTGATATTAGATTACCTTTGGGTATAGCTATTGCATTTTTGATGGGAGTTTTTGCTTCATATGGTGCTGGTTTTGTTGGGATGTGGCTTTCCGTTAAAGCTAATGTTAGGACTGCTTATACTGCTTTGACAAAAAGTTTTTCTGACGCTTTAAAAGTTTCTTTTAGGGCTGGAGCAGTTTCTGGAATGTTTACGTTGGGATTTGGCTTATTGGGTGCTACTATAATCTTTATGGCGTTCAGGGAAGAAGCAATGAAGGTTTTGGTTGGTTTTGGATTTGGTGCTGCACTTGCTGCTCTATTTATGAGGGTAGGTGGTGGAATTTATACAAAGGCTGCTGATGTTGGAGCAGATCTTGTAGGTAAAGTAGAAAAAGGTATTCCTGAAGATGATCCAAGAAATGCTGCAACTATTGCTGATAATGTAGGAGATAATGTCGGAGATTGTGCAGGTATGACTGCTGATGTCTTTGAGTCTTATGAAGTTACGTTGGTTGCTGCAATAATACTTGCTGCAGCAACATTGCTTGATCCTGTGTTTACACAAACTTATGGACAAAATGCTGAAATGTTTGCTCTTAAGCTTATAATGTTTCCACTCATACTTAGAGCAATAGGTGTTTTTTCATCAATGGTTGGGGTTTGGAGTGTCAGAATGAAGGAAGATGAGCAAGATCCGATGAGAGGTATAAATAGAGGCTATATAGTGTCATCTATACTCTCTATTATAGGTTTTGCTATTGTGATATATTTCTACATAATAGATCCTAATACGGGTCAACCTGATTTTAGATTTCTCATACCACCTTCAATAGGTATTTTCCTTGCTGTTGTTACGATGTGGTTGACAGATTACTTTACTCATCCTGATAAGAAGCCTGCTACTGAGGTTTCCTATTCTAGTAAAACAGGGCCTGCTACGGTAATACTGACAGGTATGGGTGTTGGTCTTGAGTCAACTGTTTGGGCTATAGTTGTTATAGCGGGTACTATAGGTGGAGCATTATTGGTATTTCCAGATAATCTTTCCCTTGCAGCATATAGTATCGCATTGACTGGTTTAGGACTTCTAACAACAACAGGATACATACTTGCCATGGATACTTATGGGCCTATAACAGATAATGCTCATGGTATATTTGAGATGTCAGGTGTTAAAGATCAAAAAGCAAGTAAAGTGCTCGATAGAATGGATGCTATTGGTAATACTACAAAAGCATTAACTAAAGGATTGGCAATTGCTACTGCTGTTATTGCAGCAATATCATTATTTAGGTCTTTTATAGATGAAGCACAACTGTTTTTGAAAGGTATACAGATTAATTTACCAGATGTGTTTATAGGTCTTTTGATAGGTGGTGCTGTTCCATTTTTGTTTTCGTCATTTGCTATAAAGGCAGTTGGTAGAGCAGCATTTTTGGTTGTCGAAGAAGTCAGAAGACAATTTAGAGAGAAACCAGGTATAATGGAATGGAAGGAAAAACCAGACTACGGTAAGACAGTAGATATTGTTACTGCAGCAGCACAGAAAGAATTGATAGGGCCAGGTATACTAGCAATATTTTCACCAATACTAGTTGGGTTTTTACTAGGAGCACAAGCTCTTGGTGGATTTTTAGCAGGTGCGATATTAACGGGACAATTACTTGCGGTGTTTATGGCTAATTCAGGTGGTGTCTGGGATAATGCTAAGAAAAAGATAGAAGATGGTTTTCTTGGTGGTAAAGGAACTGATGAACATAAGGCAGCAGTTGTTGGTGATACTGTAGGAGATCCTTTCAAAGATACTGCAGGTCCTTCGCTTAATCCTCTTATAAAGGTCATAAATCTTGTTTCACTGCTAATAGCGCCTGTTGTAATACTCGAGCTCTCAGTATGGTTGAAGCTTTCAATTGTAGTTTTTGCGATTATATTGCTAGGTATTGCAGTGATGTTGAGTAAAAGAGGAGCAATAACTGAAGAGAAGAAGTAG
- a CDS encoding HAD hydrolase-like protein: MSSKKPILLLYDIDGTLVVLDKTGRLIYQEALSQVLNKEISLNSVDWVGTTDIEIIHKVIQDNGFYGKDSVIKMFQVFERISFMFREIVDKTPEKIKLLPYAYEISEWSYNNYYNCLLTGNIKEVAYMKLSPFKIDKFFPVGAFGDEKKERTKLVPIAIRRSEEYYKTTFSKYLIIGDSHRDIIAARENNIPCAIVTTGKMKREELEKYNPNYIIESLNELPNIIKKLENQRNQF, translated from the coding sequence ATGTCCTCTAAGAAACCTATACTCCTACTATATGATATCGATGGTACACTTGTAGTACTTGACAAAACAGGCAGATTGATCTACCAAGAAGCATTGTCACAAGTCCTAAATAAAGAAATATCTTTGAATAGCGTTGACTGGGTAGGTACAACAGATATCGAAATAATACACAAAGTAATACAAGACAATGGTTTTTACGGCAAGGATTCTGTTATCAAGATGTTTCAGGTATTTGAAAGAATATCATTCATGTTTAGAGAAATAGTTGATAAAACCCCTGAAAAGATAAAATTACTACCTTATGCTTACGAGATATCTGAGTGGAGTTATAATAACTACTACAATTGTCTTCTAACGGGGAATATAAAGGAAGTAGCATATATGAAACTATCACCTTTCAAAATTGACAAATTTTTTCCTGTCGGAGCCTTCGGAGACGAAAAAAAAGAAAGAACTAAATTAGTCCCAATAGCAATAAGGAGATCTGAAGAATATTACAAAACAACATTTTCAAAATATCTTATAATTGGAGATTCTCATCGAGATATAATAGCGGCAAGAGAAAATAACATCCCTTGCGCAATAGTAACAACTGGTAAGATGAAAAGAGAAGAACTCGAAAAATATAATCCCAACTACATTATTGAATCACTCAATGAACTACCAAATATAATAAAAAAACTAGAAAACCAACGAAATCAATTCTAG